From the genome of Edaphobacter dinghuensis, one region includes:
- a CDS encoding beta-L-arabinofuranosidase domain-containing protein, producing the protein MTKPTRRAFLKSGAALAAGNAVLRNAPAFAASLASSAATAPLSQFEYRDVQLLDGPMLVQFRQNHELFLNLNDDSLLKPFRQLSGLPAPGEDMGGWYSPSDLFDPPKNMTGYIPGHSFGQYLSGLARAYAVTGDKATQAKVQRLVTGFAPTISQKFYSDYCIPAYTFDKTNCGLIDAHQFAGDPHALAVLNRATDAVLPFLPPKALDRAEMMARPHKNISFTWDETYTLPENFYLAYQRGAGARYRQLARRFLQDDTYFGPLSENKNVLPGQHAYSHVNALCSATQAYLTDGSQKHLTAARNGFAFVQQQSFATGGWGPNETFQDPTGNGLADSLTKTHSSFETPCGAYGHFKITRYLMRVTGDSRYGDSMETILYNTILGARPIQPNGVSFYYSDYNHDAKKVDYEQKWPCCSGTFPQLTADYGISSYFRSTKGINVNLYVPSRITWQQGSARASLTQHTQYPANGDTSMHLTLSHPQSFAVALRIPAWAGRNTKVTVNGKAVDTPLTPGTWASIDRTWKDGDRIELSFDMPLRLAPIDDRHPEIVALLYGPVALFAIEPAAQTITRQQLLAAQRIGNSSAWQVATDSGNVRMIPFPEIKDETYRLYQQT; encoded by the coding sequence ATGACCAAGCCAACCCGCCGAGCTTTTCTCAAAAGTGGAGCCGCGCTTGCTGCCGGCAACGCCGTCCTTCGCAACGCGCCCGCATTCGCAGCCTCGTTAGCTTCATCTGCCGCTACCGCTCCGCTCAGTCAGTTTGAATACCGTGACGTCCAGCTTCTCGATGGCCCCATGCTGGTGCAGTTTCGTCAAAACCACGAGCTCTTCCTCAATCTCAACGACGACAGCCTCCTCAAACCCTTCCGTCAGCTCTCCGGCCTGCCCGCTCCCGGTGAAGACATGGGCGGCTGGTACTCTCCTTCCGACCTCTTCGATCCGCCAAAAAATATGACCGGATACATTCCCGGACACAGCTTCGGGCAGTATCTTTCAGGGCTCGCGCGCGCCTACGCCGTCACCGGCGACAAGGCCACTCAAGCGAAGGTACAGCGACTCGTCACCGGTTTTGCTCCAACCATCAGTCAGAAGTTCTACAGCGACTACTGCATTCCCGCCTACACCTTCGACAAGACCAACTGTGGCCTTATCGACGCGCATCAATTCGCCGGCGACCCCCATGCTCTTGCCGTACTCAATCGCGCCACCGACGCAGTCCTTCCATTCCTTCCGCCCAAGGCTCTCGACCGCGCTGAGATGATGGCCCGTCCCCACAAGAACATCTCCTTCACATGGGACGAGACCTATACGCTTCCCGAAAACTTTTACCTCGCCTACCAGCGCGGTGCAGGCGCTCGTTATCGCCAGCTTGCGCGTCGCTTTCTTCAGGATGATACCTACTTCGGACCGCTCTCCGAAAATAAGAACGTTCTTCCCGGCCAGCATGCCTATAGTCACGTCAACGCGCTCTGCTCGGCTACGCAGGCTTATCTCACCGACGGAAGCCAGAAGCACCTCACCGCCGCGCGCAACGGCTTCGCCTTCGTCCAGCAACAAAGCTTCGCCACCGGAGGCTGGGGACCCAACGAGACCTTTCAGGATCCCACCGGCAACGGGCTCGCCGACAGCCTCACCAAAACTCACAGCAGCTTCGAAACCCCATGCGGTGCCTACGGACACTTCAAAATTACTCGCTACCTCATGCGTGTCACCGGCGACAGCCGTTATGGCGACAGCATGGAGACAATTCTCTACAACACCATTCTCGGCGCTCGCCCCATCCAACCCAACGGAGTCAGCTTCTACTACTCTGACTACAATCACGATGCAAAAAAAGTAGACTACGAGCAGAAATGGCCATGTTGCTCCGGCACGTTCCCGCAGCTTACTGCTGACTACGGCATCAGCTCTTACTTCCGCAGCACCAAAGGAATTAACGTCAACCTCTACGTTCCTTCACGTATCACCTGGCAGCAGGGAAGCGCGCGCGCCTCGCTCACCCAGCACACACAGTATCCCGCCAACGGCGACACCAGCATGCATCTGACGCTCTCGCATCCGCAGAGCTTCGCCGTCGCTCTGCGTATTCCCGCATGGGCTGGAAGAAACACAAAGGTGACAGTCAACGGCAAGGCAGTCGACACCCCACTTACTCCGGGCACATGGGCAAGCATCGATCGCACCTGGAAAGATGGAGATCGCATCGAGCTCTCGTTCGACATGCCGCTCCGTCTTGCTCCAATCGACGATCGCCATCCTGAGATCGTCGCACTGCTCTATGGCCCCGTCGCTCTCTTCGCCATCGAACCCGCCGCACAGACGATCACCCGACAACAGCTACTCGCCGCCCAGCGCATCGGCAACTCCTCAGCCTGGCAGGTTGCGACCGATTCCGGCAACGTCCGCATGATCCCTTTCCCTGAGATCAAAGACGAGACCTACCGCCTCTATCAGCAGACCTAA
- a CDS encoding tetratricopeptide repeat protein, whose product MKLVWSKSRPVIVLSIAFLSACRLSAQDTQAQKQAIYRLLAAQQLPQAEQSARTYLATHPEDCNVRVMLGIALRGESKTEAAFTAFHTAAKQCPQSLAAGEGAAETAYALNKPEAKRLVTRVIELRPGDETAYAMLGAIDARAGDCAGAVESYAKASSRISQSPPALQQYGSCLMVLNRPTEAVTVLSQLLALQDQPVNRLALARAQAAAKDSSAALATLQPLLDAGDQDSNAYLLAAQLAEGKNDTPKAVEWLRKAIELNPKNVDAYLAFSEISFNHGAFKVGIDFMSLGIRQLPSEARLYLARGVLEEQSGQMDASLQDFEKAHQLNPQLSFAEDAMGMLLSQKHDPAAALALFAQQSQLHPDDPLLQYLYAEALSQTSNADETQIKKSIAAAQRAVHLEPSYQPARDLLCVLLLRHNDLDEVIAQAQEATKRDPYDEAAIYQELLAEHKLNHSAKIQVLVKQLQDAKAHNQQARTKYVLEEAKPSAPPQ is encoded by the coding sequence ATGAAGTTGGTCTGGTCAAAGTCGCGCCCTGTTATCGTACTGTCGATTGCCTTTCTTTCCGCCTGCCGTCTGTCGGCACAGGACACTCAGGCTCAGAAGCAGGCGATCTATCGTCTTCTCGCCGCGCAGCAACTCCCGCAGGCAGAGCAGTCGGCGCGTACCTATCTCGCCACGCATCCTGAAGACTGTAATGTTCGCGTGATGCTTGGAATTGCTCTTCGTGGAGAGTCGAAGACGGAGGCAGCGTTCACCGCGTTTCATACTGCGGCAAAGCAGTGCCCACAGTCGCTCGCCGCCGGCGAAGGCGCAGCCGAGACTGCATACGCACTCAACAAGCCCGAGGCCAAGAGACTCGTGACGCGTGTCATTGAGCTTCGCCCTGGAGATGAGACCGCCTATGCCATGCTTGGCGCAATTGACGCTCGTGCCGGAGACTGCGCTGGCGCCGTCGAAAGCTATGCGAAGGCCTCATCGCGCATAAGTCAAAGTCCACCTGCTCTTCAGCAGTATGGCAGTTGCCTGATGGTTTTAAATAGACCGACTGAGGCGGTTACGGTCTTGTCACAGCTGCTGGCCCTCCAGGATCAACCCGTAAATCGACTAGCGCTTGCTCGCGCCCAGGCCGCAGCAAAAGACTCCTCCGCTGCGCTCGCTACCTTGCAGCCTCTACTCGACGCCGGAGACCAGGACAGCAACGCCTACTTGTTGGCCGCTCAGCTAGCCGAAGGCAAGAATGACACTCCGAAGGCCGTCGAGTGGCTTCGCAAGGCCATCGAGCTAAATCCCAAAAACGTCGATGCATACCTCGCCTTCTCTGAGATCTCCTTCAATCACGGCGCTTTCAAAGTCGGTATCGATTTTATGAGTCTCGGCATTCGGCAACTCCCATCCGAGGCGCGGCTTTATCTGGCTCGCGGTGTGCTCGAAGAGCAGAGTGGGCAGATGGACGCCTCTCTTCAGGACTTTGAAAAGGCCCATCAACTCAATCCGCAGTTGTCATTCGCCGAAGACGCCATGGGGATGTTGCTGAGCCAGAAGCACGACCCCGCTGCCGCACTTGCTCTCTTTGCTCAGCAGAGCCAGCTTCATCCTGATGACCCACTGCTGCAATATCTCTACGCAGAGGCTCTCTCGCAAACATCGAATGCGGATGAGACACAAATTAAAAAATCAATCGCTGCGGCACAACGCGCAGTACACCTTGAGCCCTCCTACCAGCCTGCGCGCGATCTGCTCTGCGTGCTTCTGCTCCGCCACAACGACCTCGATGAAGTCATCGCCCAGGCCCAGGAGGCGACAAAGCGCGATCCTTACGACGAAGCTGCCATTTACCAGGAGCTCCTTGCAGAGCATAAGTTGAATCACTCGGCTAAGATCCAGGTACTTGTGAAGCAGCTTCAGGACGCCAAGGCGCACAACCAGCAGGCAAGGACAAAGTATGTCCTCGAGGAAGCGAAACCCTCCGCCCCTCCTCAATAA
- a CDS encoding TonB-dependent receptor, which yields MANILKYLSCMFIVCGLLCAAPEAYAQFSGTVSGVVADPSGALVPGVSLTLRNKATNEQRTMTSTAAGVYQFVSLAPGSYELTATMKGFSSTKTAVTLETNQILNIPVNLAIGSSTQTIDVSAQAPLLDAADTRLQETLSTQTLSALPLSGRNMISLVTLAPGVTGTGVTSNGSPGSGRDNYSTETQVDASANGQGAVGNMYVVDGLDVTSSIRPGVLNLTPNPDGIQETSIQTNTYNVDYGRASSIQMTMTTKAGGSSYHGNASDYYTYQNFFAGTEFTHKYSPFHSNNISATIGGPIIPHHSGFFFFAIEPLRSASAVGGNITFEDPAFTAFAKQNFPNTIGTQLLTTYPVSKVSNVTVVQTGQSLYPANTDGSPVCGTASAYNLPCSTPVLDSGNYTDTGYRNGLQYFIRLDKNFSRDRLYGTFFRTTANTNSPSARSAFTTTSNYYQYAIQVNETHTFNPTTINEGSFAAQRVEGIAPATGTFSVPVVNITGVGQGIGAGFAQGDFIQHNYHWRDVLTHTFRSHDIKMGYEGLFGDDVEVFNGPYDQPTFAFNSLLDLARDNVYTETGIAYNPVTGQKTQYDWNAAGVTHGAFVEDTWKLSRKITVNYGLRWDDFGNPYSRSVNTVFGNFFYGSGATLQEQIANGSVIPHHHALNRSITDVFSPRGGIAWDPVGDGKWLIKGGAGIFHNWPTMANLQEQYRGNPPGNIFPTFYGGQSPAPIFALGTSNNKPYNFPYPALPARPLNSQGGLTGLQFNIGGIDANLQSPVAYTYSTSVDREIGRRFVGSLMYTGSTGKKLLSGGGQVYNVSYGQDINVEQGDLIIHNSTVPTRLNTSFGSVFYTQNDRVSSYNAFIAALRGRFSHAFFNASYTRSSSQDDTQVYPSYINVHQWYGPSIWDAPNRFSLAWNYEFPSYNEGRGLVGKAATGWQLSGTTILQSGNPINVNNTAPFKPLVDPNTGKFTGYAPGSGDYNADGDNLQSYPDVNSYSYKHGRQDYLNGIFTAGQFSNPAFGTEGNEKYNSFRAPGFQQWDMALLKNTPIRESIAFQLRFEFFNVFNHPNLINVDVNQPDANFGKATGQNVPRFLQIGGNLTF from the coding sequence ATGGCAAACATATTGAAATATCTTTCATGCATGTTCATCGTGTGCGGGCTTTTGTGCGCAGCGCCGGAGGCATACGCTCAGTTCAGCGGAACTGTCTCCGGCGTTGTCGCCGATCCCAGCGGCGCGCTCGTTCCCGGTGTCTCTCTGACACTGCGTAATAAAGCAACCAATGAGCAACGCACCATGACATCGACTGCGGCCGGCGTCTACCAGTTCGTCAGCCTTGCCCCGGGTTCTTATGAGCTGACCGCGACCATGAAGGGTTTCAGCTCAACAAAGACGGCAGTGACACTCGAGACCAACCAGATACTGAACATCCCGGTAAATTTGGCTATCGGCAGCTCCACGCAGACCATTGATGTCAGCGCCCAGGCTCCGCTTCTCGATGCAGCAGATACCCGTCTTCAGGAGACGCTTTCCACTCAAACCCTCTCGGCCCTGCCTCTGTCGGGCCGCAACATGATCTCGCTGGTCACCCTTGCCCCGGGCGTGACTGGCACCGGTGTGACATCGAATGGCAGCCCCGGATCGGGCCGCGATAACTACTCCACTGAGACGCAGGTGGATGCAAGCGCGAACGGTCAGGGCGCGGTAGGCAACATGTACGTCGTCGATGGCCTCGACGTGACCAGCTCCATCAGGCCCGGCGTCTTGAATCTCACGCCAAATCCCGACGGCATTCAGGAAACCAGCATTCAGACCAATACCTATAACGTCGACTATGGCCGCGCCAGTTCTATCCAGATGACGATGACCACCAAGGCGGGTGGAAGCTCGTACCACGGCAACGCCAGCGACTACTACACGTATCAGAACTTCTTCGCAGGCACCGAGTTTACTCACAAGTACTCCCCGTTCCACAGCAACAACATCTCCGCGACTATCGGCGGCCCCATCATTCCTCATCACAGCGGCTTCTTCTTCTTTGCGATCGAGCCATTGCGCTCGGCCAGCGCTGTCGGTGGAAACATTACATTTGAAGATCCGGCGTTTACGGCCTTTGCAAAGCAGAACTTTCCCAACACGATCGGCACACAGCTCCTCACCACCTATCCTGTCAGCAAGGTCTCCAACGTAACTGTCGTACAGACAGGGCAGTCGCTCTACCCGGCAAACACCGACGGGTCGCCGGTTTGTGGTACGGCATCTGCATATAACCTGCCTTGCTCAACGCCAGTATTGGACAGCGGAAACTACACCGATACCGGCTATCGCAATGGACTTCAGTACTTCATTCGCCTCGATAAGAATTTTTCACGCGACCGACTCTACGGAACCTTCTTCCGCACGACAGCGAACACAAACTCTCCCAGTGCGCGTTCCGCATTTACAACCACCAGCAACTACTACCAGTATGCGATTCAGGTGAACGAGACTCACACCTTCAATCCAACAACCATCAACGAAGGCTCTTTTGCTGCCCAGCGAGTGGAAGGAATCGCTCCGGCTACAGGAACCTTCAGCGTACCCGTCGTGAATATTACCGGTGTGGGGCAGGGCATCGGCGCTGGTTTTGCCCAGGGAGATTTCATCCAACATAACTATCACTGGCGCGATGTACTCACGCACACCTTCCGGTCGCACGATATCAAGATGGGCTATGAAGGACTCTTCGGAGACGACGTCGAAGTGTTCAATGGCCCTTATGATCAACCAACATTTGCCTTCAACAGCCTGCTCGACCTGGCTCGCGATAACGTCTACACCGAGACTGGCATTGCCTACAACCCGGTGACCGGGCAAAAGACACAGTACGATTGGAATGCTGCCGGAGTAACTCACGGTGCATTCGTTGAAGACACCTGGAAGCTAAGCCGCAAGATCACAGTGAACTACGGTCTGCGTTGGGATGACTTTGGCAACCCCTACTCGCGGAGCGTAAACACGGTATTCGGCAACTTCTTTTACGGCTCGGGTGCTACGCTGCAGGAGCAGATCGCGAACGGCTCCGTGATTCCGCACCATCACGCTCTCAATCGTTCTATCACCGATGTCTTTAGTCCACGAGGAGGTATCGCGTGGGATCCGGTCGGAGATGGAAAGTGGCTTATCAAGGGAGGAGCGGGCATCTTCCACAACTGGCCGACGATGGCCAACCTGCAAGAGCAGTATCGGGGCAACCCTCCCGGCAACATCTTCCCAACGTTTTATGGCGGACAGAGTCCAGCGCCGATCTTTGCCCTGGGCACCTCGAACAACAAGCCGTATAACTTCCCCTACCCCGCGCTTCCAGCACGTCCTCTGAACTCGCAGGGCGGCCTCACCGGTCTGCAGTTCAACATCGGCGGTATTGATGCCAATCTTCAATCGCCTGTCGCTTATACCTACTCCACCTCGGTCGACCGCGAGATCGGGCGCAGGTTTGTAGGTTCGTTGATGTACACCGGCTCGACCGGCAAAAAGCTTCTCTCCGGCGGAGGCCAAGTCTATAACGTTAGTTACGGACAGGACATCAACGTCGAGCAGGGAGACCTTATCATCCACAACAGCACCGTGCCGACTCGCTTAAACACCAGCTTCGGCTCGGTCTTTTACACGCAGAACGATCGTGTGTCGAGTTATAACGCCTTCATTGCTGCCCTTCGAGGAAGGTTTAGCCACGCATTTTTCAACGCATCCTATACTCGTTCTTCTTCCCAGGACGATACCCAGGTCTATCCTTCGTACATCAACGTGCATCAGTGGTACGGGCCTTCCATCTGGGATGCCCCCAACCGCTTTTCGCTCGCATGGAACTATGAGTTTCCTTCCTATAACGAGGGCAGGGGGTTAGTTGGTAAGGCTGCAACCGGTTGGCAGCTCAGTGGGACGACCATCTTACAGAGTGGCAATCCTATCAACGTCAACAACACCGCGCCTTTCAAGCCGTTAGTCGATCCGAACACCGGTAAATTTACCGGTTACGCTCCCGGGAGCGGCGACTATAACGCTGATGGCGATAATCTTCAGAGCTATCCCGATGTCAATAGTTATAGCTATAAGCATGGTCGGCAGGATTATCTGAATGGCATCTTTACCGCGGGCCAGTTCTCGAATCCTGCCTTTGGAACGGAAGGAAATGAAAAATACAACTCCTTCCGCGCCCCTGGATTCCAGCAATGGGATATGGCGCTCTTGAAAAATACCCCAATTCGCGAATCCATCGCCTTCCAGCTTCGTTTCGAGTTCTTCAACGTCTTCAATCACCCCAATCTAATTAACGTAGACGTCAATCAACCTGATGCTAACTTTGGAAAAGCAACAGGCCAGAATGTCCCACGCTTCCTCCAGATCGGCGGCAATCTGACCTTCTAG
- a CDS encoding tetratricopeptide repeat protein, with the protein MKLRFIVVAALSPLLFFAPAQAQQTEMQRDYATAQRALAAGDTDGALKIFERLSHANPDVAEIHATIGVIYFQQGDYPEALKQLDEAKRIKPELPKLDGLIAMSQAELGDYKVALPELEQTFRTAQDEPVKRMSGLELERAYTALQQDSKAVEVALELQRLFPSDPEVLYHNERIFGNFAFLTVQKLVAVAPDSIWRQQATAEAKESEGSFEDAIAAYQKILAIDPKHRGIHYRIGRCLRERERHTHHPEDLTNAMAEFQQELKLNPDNANASYEIGELHRLAGENDAAKTYFEAALKIYPDFPEANLGLGTVLVSMGQPAKALPYLKTAIANDPNDDASWYRLSLAERALGHKAEQEEAMKQFLKLHDNEGTSRAESVRDVSRQEVKQTPASSSGTAP; encoded by the coding sequence ATGAAGCTTCGTTTTATAGTTGTCGCCGCTCTCAGTCCGTTGTTGTTCTTTGCCCCGGCCCAGGCACAGCAGACTGAGATGCAGCGCGACTACGCCACAGCTCAAAGGGCTCTGGCTGCTGGCGACACCGACGGCGCGCTCAAGATATTCGAGCGACTCAGCCACGCCAATCCCGATGTCGCTGAGATCCATGCAACCATCGGAGTCATCTACTTTCAACAGGGAGACTATCCCGAGGCGCTCAAGCAACTCGACGAAGCAAAGCGAATTAAGCCGGAGCTACCCAAGCTCGATGGACTCATCGCAATGTCTCAGGCCGAGTTGGGAGACTACAAAGTTGCGCTGCCGGAACTGGAGCAGACCTTCCGCACAGCGCAGGACGAACCGGTAAAGCGAATGAGTGGTCTCGAGCTTGAGCGCGCTTACACCGCCTTGCAGCAGGATAGCAAGGCGGTAGAAGTTGCACTGGAGTTGCAGCGCCTCTTCCCCTCCGATCCCGAGGTTCTGTATCACAACGAGCGCATCTTCGGAAACTTTGCCTTTCTCACCGTGCAGAAGCTGGTAGCAGTTGCGCCAGACTCTATCTGGAGACAACAAGCCACAGCCGAGGCCAAGGAGAGCGAAGGATCGTTCGAGGATGCCATCGCAGCCTATCAGAAGATACTGGCTATCGATCCAAAACATCGTGGCATCCATTACCGCATCGGGCGGTGTCTGCGCGAGCGCGAGCGTCACACGCATCATCCCGAAGATCTAACCAACGCCATGGCAGAGTTCCAGCAGGAGCTGAAGCTGAACCCCGACAACGCAAACGCCTCCTATGAAATAGGAGAGCTGCATCGGCTGGCAGGAGAGAACGATGCAGCAAAGACATACTTCGAAGCTGCTTTAAAGATCTATCCCGACTTTCCTGAAGCGAACCTCGGACTCGGCACCGTGCTTGTTTCGATGGGACAACCGGCAAAGGCGCTCCCATACCTGAAGACGGCTATCGCCAACGATCCTAACGATGATGCCTCGTGGTATCGCTTGTCGCTTGCCGAGCGCGCGCTCGGCCACAAAGCTGAGCAGGAAGAGGCCATGAAGCAGTTTCTGAAGCTTCACGACAATGAAGGAACGAGCCGAGCCGAATCAGTCCGGGATGTCAGTCGGCAAGAGGTCAAACAGACACCCGCATCATCATCGGGTACCGCTCCATAG